A region from the Niabella agricola genome encodes:
- a CDS encoding chryseobasin-related MNIO class RiPP peptide, producing the protein MKLEKSLLLLIAAAVAVNVAPSCSKNKEDKKLAAAKEKEKKDKLPLFSCPACGMG; encoded by the coding sequence ATGAAACTTGAAAAATCACTACTGCTACTGATTGCCGCTGCTGTTGCCGTTAATGTAGCACCCTCCTGCTCAAAAAATAAAGAGGACAAAAAGCTGGCTGCAGCAAAAGAAAAAGAAAAGAAAGATAAACTGCCCCTTTTTTCCTGTCCGGCATGTGGTATGGGGTAA
- a CDS encoding DUF4294 domain-containing protein, with product MNKRYRYLVILAVSMLTPFAFETTALAQTIDTVRIPPMPSMQEIMKDWGPRDSTKVAAIWYGPDYNSFKMMPYTEEPNIWISKLPPAQLEKVKKEWSRLRNAVYVCYPYARIAGATINQISRQLQGVTDKKARKAIIKSKEKELKKQFSDPLSNLSVYQGKVLMKLIYRQTGSDCYEIIREYKGGLNARVYQTVAFFYGSDLKQDYDIRKDPFDRQIEDFVQEINNTWYGNPYR from the coding sequence TTGAATAAACGATATCGATACCTGGTTATACTGGCCGTATCCATGTTAACGCCATTTGCTTTTGAGACTACTGCACTTGCGCAAACAATTGATACGGTACGCATTCCTCCAATGCCTTCCATGCAGGAGATCATGAAAGACTGGGGGCCCAGGGACTCTACAAAAGTAGCAGCCATCTGGTACGGCCCCGACTATAATTCCTTTAAAATGATGCCCTACACAGAAGAGCCCAATATATGGATCTCCAAACTTCCCCCGGCGCAACTGGAAAAAGTCAAAAAAGAATGGAGCCGTCTGCGGAACGCGGTATACGTATGTTACCCCTACGCCCGTATTGCCGGTGCTACCATTAATCAGATCAGTCGTCAGTTGCAGGGCGTTACAGACAAAAAAGCCCGTAAGGCGATCATCAAATCAAAAGAAAAAGAGTTAAAAAAACAATTTTCCGATCCTCTCTCCAACCTTTCTGTATACCAGGGTAAGGTACTGATGAAACTGATTTACCGTCAAACCGGCTCCGACTGTTATGAGATCATCCGGGAATACAAAGGAGGATTGAATGCACGCGTGTACCAAACCGTAGCGTTCTTTTATGGGAGCGACCTGAAGCAAGACTATGATATCCGGAAGGATCCATTTGACCGGCAGATAGAAGATTTCGTACAGGAGATTAACAATACATGGTATGGCAATCCCTACCGGTAA
- the hisIE gene encoding bifunctional phosphoribosyl-AMP cyclohydrolase/phosphoribosyl-ATP diphosphatase HisIE, with the protein MIDFSKYSDGLAPVIIQDAATQEVLMLGFMNAEALEKTKSEGKVTFYSRSKQRLWTKGETSNNFLLVKEILEDCDADTLLIKADPQGPTCHTGTTSCFGTANDTFSLQALEKVIRDRKNNPTEKSYTASLFAKGINKIAQKVGEEAVEIVIEAKDNNQELFLGEAADLMFHYLVLLQAKGVELKDVLQVLEARHKK; encoded by the coding sequence ATGATTGATTTTTCAAAATATTCCGACGGCCTTGCACCGGTGATCATCCAGGATGCTGCCACCCAGGAGGTGCTGATGCTGGGATTTATGAACGCTGAAGCACTGGAAAAAACGAAATCGGAAGGTAAAGTCACTTTTTATTCCCGCAGTAAACAACGCCTCTGGACCAAGGGTGAAACTTCCAATAATTTTCTCCTTGTAAAAGAGATCCTGGAAGACTGCGATGCAGATACCCTGCTCATTAAAGCCGATCCGCAAGGGCCTACCTGTCATACCGGAACCACCAGTTGCTTTGGAACGGCTAATGATACGTTTTCATTGCAGGCATTGGAAAAGGTGATCCGGGACCGGAAAAACAATCCCACTGAAAAATCCTATACCGCCTCCCTGTTTGCAAAGGGCATTAATAAGATCGCCCAGAAAGTGGGTGAAGAAGCGGTTGAAATTGTGATCGAAGCAAAGGATAACAACCAGGAGCTGTTTCTTGGAGAAGCGGCCGACCTGATGTTCCACTACCTGGTACTTCTGCAAGCCAAAGGGGTTGAGCTAAAAGACGTCTTACAGGTATTGGAGGCAAGACATAAAAAATAA
- a CDS encoding multinuclear nonheme iron-dependent oxidase: MTEHFGFMTGKDFHHGAPLSIPFSPVTLAIGIDRVQRIQEACRCPVGLENLAFSYSLDDVKRHGVFLEKLVEPVNGFIILDLHNLFCQIHNFNVDFESILAYYPLNRVREIHISGGSWEPSVAVPSTIIRRDTHDEKVPDTVFDFLRKTIPRCPNLKFVVLEQLGTGLRSEASRVAFRDDFLQMQAIVKAASLKAAPINTFQPPSFRPNTAPVENRLLYQQQTTLSLILEQAGSEAEARGQLESSILANSDWQIEHWNAAMLETAVHLAQKWKNGFTPDT, encoded by the coding sequence ATTACAGAACATTTTGGATTCATGACTGGAAAGGATTTTCATCATGGTGCCCCACTTAGCATTCCCTTTTCACCGGTCACATTAGCGATCGGCATTGACCGCGTGCAACGCATCCAGGAGGCCTGCCGTTGCCCAGTAGGTCTGGAAAATCTTGCTTTTTCATATTCCCTTGATGATGTCAAACGACACGGGGTATTTTTAGAAAAACTGGTGGAACCCGTCAACGGCTTTATCATCCTGGATTTACACAATCTTTTTTGCCAGATACATAATTTTAATGTTGATTTTGAATCCATACTGGCATATTATCCTCTGAATCGCGTAAGAGAGATTCATATCTCCGGCGGCAGCTGGGAACCGTCCGTTGCCGTTCCTTCAACCATCATACGGCGCGATACCCATGATGAAAAAGTGCCGGATACTGTTTTTGATTTTTTACGCAAAACCATTCCGCGCTGTCCAAACCTGAAATTTGTGGTGCTGGAGCAACTGGGAACCGGCCTCAGGAGTGAAGCAAGCAGGGTTGCCTTCCGGGATGATTTTCTGCAAATGCAGGCCATTGTAAAGGCAGCTTCTTTAAAGGCCGCTCCAATCAATACATTCCAGCCTCCATCCTTCCGGCCAAACACTGCGCCTGTAGAAAATCGTCTGTTATACCAGCAACAAACCACGCTATCCCTTATTCTTGAGCAAGCAGGTTCGGAAGCCGAAGCCCGTGGTCAACTGGAATCCTCCATACTGGCAAATTCCGACTGGCAGATCGAACACTGGAATGCAGCAATGCTGGAAACCGCAGTGCACCTTGCCCAAAAATGGAAAAACGGCTTTACCCCGGATACATAA